A single genomic interval of Sphingobacteriales bacterium harbors:
- a CDS encoding ABC transporter permease subunit, with protein MNKVLKYAALDILKNKIVIAYTVMLALFAWSAFSLEDNAAKGILTLLNIILLTVPLVSVLFSTIYVYNSSEFIELLVSQPIKRSKIWTALFIGLSLALVLAYIVGAGIPLLIFADLGTALMMIVAGSMLSIIFVAVAFLCSILTRDKAKGVGISLIVWLYFSLLFDGLVLFLFFQFADYPIEKIVVGLSALSPVDMCRILILLRLDVAAMLGMTGAVFKDNFGSGGGLLLSFGILALWIIIPFIISLKKFRKKDL; from the coding sequence ATGAACAAAGTTTTGAAATATGCCGCCTTAGATATTCTGAAAAATAAAATCGTAATTGCCTACACCGTTATGTTGGCTTTATTTGCATGGAGCGCGTTTAGCCTTGAAGACAATGCCGCAAAAGGCATTTTGACCCTGCTAAATATTATTTTGCTGACCGTACCTTTGGTATCTGTATTGTTCTCTACTATTTATGTTTACAACAGCAGCGAATTTATTGAGCTTTTGGTTAGCCAGCCCATTAAACGAAGCAAAATTTGGACTGCGCTGTTCATAGGCTTATCATTGGCTTTGGTATTGGCTTATATTGTTGGGGCAGGTATTCCTTTGCTAATTTTTGCCGACTTAGGCACGGCATTAATGATGATTGTGGCTGGCTCAATGCTAAGTATTATTTTTGTGGCAGTGGCATTTTTATGCAGCATCCTTACACGCGACAAAGCCAAAGGAGTGGGTATTTCGCTTATTGTATGGCTGTATTTTTCTTTGTTGTTCGATGGGTTGGTTTTATTTCTGTTCTTTCAGTTTGCCGACTACCCCATCGAAAAAATTGTAGTTGGCTTAAGCGCTTTAAGTCCGGTAGATATGTGCCGAATTTTAATTTTATTGCGTTTAGATGTAGCCGCAATGCTGGGAATGACAGGAGCTGTTTTTAAAGATAATTTTGGTAGCGGCGGAGGTCTGCTCCTATCATTCGGGATATTGGCACTATGGATAATTATTCCTTTTATTATTTCGCTTAAAAAGTTTAGAAAAAAGGACTTGTAA
- a CDS encoding ATP-binding cassette domain-containing protein, whose product MIEIKNLTKRFGKFTAIDKLNLNLNLGECIALIGPNGCGKTTLIKSILGMVLPDEGTIFFAGKSIKADNNYRSKIGYMPQIGRYPENMSIGHVIEMIQSIRSAPNKLDLDLYQQFEIGKILDKKMRTLSGGTTQKVSATLAFMFNTQVLILDEPTAGLDPVASEILKEKINDAKKKGCLVLITSHILSELEGIASQIVFMQEGKLILHKSTADLRAYTGQETIAKSIVHLLKAQKT is encoded by the coding sequence ATGATAGAAATAAAAAACCTGACAAAAAGATTTGGAAAATTTACCGCAATAGATAAACTGAACCTCAATTTGAACCTTGGAGAATGTATTGCTTTAATAGGACCAAACGGTTGCGGTAAAACGACTTTGATAAAATCTATTTTAGGAATGGTTTTACCCGACGAGGGCACCATTTTTTTTGCCGGAAAAAGCATAAAAGCCGACAATAACTACAGAAGCAAAATAGGCTATATGCCACAAATTGGGCGATACCCCGAAAATATGTCTATTGGGCATGTTATTGAAATGATTCAAAGCATACGGTCTGCACCAAACAAATTAGACTTGGATTTATACCAGCAATTTGAAATAGGCAAAATCTTAGATAAAAAAATGAGGACTTTAAGTGGCGGCACTACACAAAAAGTAAGTGCAACCTTAGCTTTTATGTTCAATACCCAAGTGCTCATTTTAGACGAACCAACAGCAGGCTTAGACCCCGTAGCTTCCGAAATTCTAAAAGAAAAAATAAATGATGCGAAGAAAAAAGGCTGCTTGGTTTTAATCACGTCTCATATATTAAGCGAGTTAGAAGGCATTGCAAGTCAAATAGTATTTATGCAAGAGGGAAAACTGATTTTGCACAAAAGTACCGCCGATTTGCGCGCCTATACCGGGCAAGAAACCATTGCAAAATCTATTGTTCATTTATTAAAAGCACAAAAAACATGA
- a CDS encoding nitrous oxide reductase family maturation protein NosD: MNVIYKTFFLFCLTIAFSHITTAKTIDVGSGKLFTAIKPALTSAQEGDTVNIYKGIYKEGNIIIDKALTIMGKDFPVIDGELAHEIISIKCSNVTISGLKLINSGRSAMTDPAAVKAYNVNNIRIENNELENNFFGIYLQYVSNCQVKNNNLFASQEKEYLSGNGVHCWKSDSLQIIGNKIFGHRDGIYFEFVTGSVIWRNIAHNNLRYGLHFMFAHNNAYFTNYFKNNGAGVAVMFTKKVVFMNNTFEENWGDAAYGVLFKELSDCYLSGNIFYKNTTGIFFDGSNRIVAERNLFKGNGWALRMQANCMDNKIEHNNFLGNIFDVTTNGTLMLSQFAENYWDKYQGYDLNKDIIGDVPYHPLSLYAVIVEKNPPAMLLYQSFMISLLDKSEKVLPSLTPENFVDKTPRMLPYTL, encoded by the coding sequence ATGAATGTCATTTATAAAACATTCTTTCTGTTCTGCCTTACAATAGCGTTCAGCCATATAACAACAGCAAAAACAATTGATGTGGGCAGCGGTAAATTATTTACTGCAATAAAACCGGCCTTAACAAGTGCCCAAGAAGGAGATACCGTAAATATTTACAAAGGCATATACAAAGAAGGCAATATTATTATAGATAAAGCCTTAACCATAATGGGTAAAGATTTTCCGGTAATAGACGGAGAATTAGCACACGAAATCATTTCGATAAAATGCAGCAACGTAACCATTTCTGGACTTAAACTTATCAATAGCGGTAGGTCGGCAATGACCGACCCGGCTGCGGTAAAGGCATATAACGTCAATAATATCCGGATAGAAAACAATGAGTTGGAAAATAACTTTTTTGGCATCTATCTTCAATATGTCTCTAATTGCCAAGTAAAAAACAACAACCTGTTTGCTTCGCAAGAAAAAGAATATTTATCCGGAAATGGTGTTCACTGCTGGAAAAGTGATAGCCTGCAAATAATCGGGAATAAAATTTTTGGGCACCGCGATGGCATTTATTTCGAATTTGTAACCGGATCGGTAATTTGGAGGAATATTGCCCACAACAATTTGCGTTACGGGCTGCATTTTATGTTTGCACACAATAACGCCTATTTTACAAATTATTTTAAAAATAATGGTGCCGGCGTTGCCGTAATGTTTACTAAAAAAGTGGTATTTATGAATAATACCTTTGAAGAAAACTGGGGCGATGCTGCTTATGGTGTACTGTTTAAAGAACTGTCAGACTGCTATCTTTCGGGCAATATATTCTATAAAAATACAACGGGTATTTTCTTTGATGGGTCGAACCGAATTGTGGCCGAAAGAAACCTTTTTAAAGGCAACGGGTGGGCCTTGCGCATGCAGGCAAATTGTATGGACAATAAAATAGAACATAATAATTTTTTAGGAAATATTTTTGATGTAACAACCAATGGAACCCTAATGCTTAGCCAGTTTGCCGAAAATTATTGGGACAAATATCAGGGCTACGATTTGAACAAAGACATTATTGGCGATGTTCCTTATCATCCATTAAGTTTGTATGCCGTTATTGTAGAAAAAAACCCTCCGGCAATGCTATTATACCAAAGTTTTATGATTTCGCTTTTAGATAAATCGGAGAAAGTTTTACCCTCACTTACGCCCGAAAATTTTGTTGACAAAACGCCAAGAATGCTGCCATATACCTTATGA
- a CDS encoding nitrous oxide reductase accessory protein NosL yields MKFSTLTKGLLIMAAVAAVASLFVPLWTIYLDAPQYPEGLKLQIWANNLTGNIDVINGLNHYIGMKTLRVEDFIEFKVLPYFLVGFAILFLATAFIGRKKLLYIVFWSFITFGIVSIIDFWKWEYDYGHDLNPNAAIKVPGMAYQPPLIGYKKLLNFGAFAMPDVGGWLLSGVGIFLIIAVLNEGGYLKKFGKKQTIGTVAMFLLFFMLQSCGNRGPDPIQLNKDTCSSCKMSISQGNFAAELITKKGRTYKFDDMFCLKNHIKENAGEEGANFYVGDYTKENELIDATTAWYVQSENISSPMGGQIAAFADKAAAEKLAAQHQTQIKSWNDIKSSAPAKETPK; encoded by the coding sequence ATGAAATTTTCAACTTTAACTAAAGGACTTTTAATCATGGCTGCAGTTGCTGCAGTCGCTTCCTTATTTGTTCCTCTTTGGACTATTTATTTAGATGCCCCACAATATCCCGAAGGTCTAAAATTGCAGATTTGGGCAAACAATTTAACCGGCAATATTGATGTAATTAACGGTCTTAACCATTATATAGGAATGAAAACCTTGCGTGTAGAGGATTTTATAGAGTTTAAAGTTCTTCCTTACTTCCTCGTGGGGTTTGCCATTTTATTTTTAGCTACTGCATTTATCGGACGAAAAAAATTACTTTATATCGTTTTTTGGTCATTTATAACATTTGGCATTGTTTCAATAATAGATTTTTGGAAATGGGAATATGACTATGGCCATGACCTTAACCCGAATGCTGCCATTAAAGTGCCCGGAATGGCTTATCAGCCGCCGTTAATAGGCTATAAAAAGCTATTAAATTTCGGCGCATTTGCAATGCCCGACGTTGGTGGCTGGCTGCTTTCTGGAGTCGGTATTTTTTTGATCATTGCCGTATTGAACGAAGGGGGCTATTTGAAAAAATTTGGAAAAAAACAAACAATAGGAACTGTAGCAATGTTTCTTTTATTTTTTATGCTCCAATCTTGCGGAAATAGAGGCCCCGACCCTATTCAGTTAAACAAAGACACTTGTAGCAGTTGCAAAATGTCAATATCTCAAGGAAATTTTGCCGCTGAATTGATTACAAAAAAAGGGAGGACATATAAGTTTGATGATATGTTTTGTTTAAAAAATCACATCAAAGAAAACGCAGGCGAAGAAGGAGCAAATTTTTACGTAGGTGATTATACCAAAGAAAACGAATTAATTGACGCCACTACCGCATGGTATGTGCAATCTGAAAATATTAGTAGCCCAATGGGTGGCCAAATTGCTGCCTTTGCCGACAAGGCTGCAGCCGAAAAATTAGCGGCCCAGCACCAAACGCAAATAAAAAGCTGGAATGATATAAAATCTTCAGCCCCCGCGAAAGAAACACCAAAATAA
- the nosZ gene encoding Sec-dependent nitrous-oxide reductase: MVFACILIVGCKPKGTSEAVSGGGAAKAYVAPGKYDEFYNFVSGGFSGQMSVYGLPSGRLLRVIPVFSVDPEKGWGYSEETKPMLNTSHGFVPWDDLHHVEMSMTNGVADGKWAFGNGNNTPRLARVDLRTFRTAEIIELPNSAGNHSSPFGTENSEYIVASTRFSVPEDANSDVPIESYKENFKGHISFVSVDKESGDMNLAFQLKTPGVNFDLARAGKGKSHGWMFFSCYNTEQANTLLEVNASKNDKDFIMAVNWKKAEEYVKAGKGKKQTVKYAHNKFDEHTHTATSTIKNEVTVLDITEFPDIAYFIPCPKSPHGCDVDPSGEYIVGSGKLAALLPVFSYDKIQKAIADNTFEQDKFGGVPVIKYEAALYGEVEKPGLGPLHTEFDDQGNAYTSFFVSSEVVKWNVKDLKVLDRQPTFYSVGHLMVVGGNTKKPIGKYLVAYNKITKDRYLPTGPELSQSAQLFDISGDKMELILDFPTIGEPHYAQAIPASLIMDKQLKIFDINANNHPYAAKGEDKTKVVREGNKVHVNMTTVRSHLAPDNIEGIQVGDEVYFHVTNLEQDWDVPHGFAIKGANNAELLIMPGETVTLKWSPDRAGIFPYYCTDFCSALHQEMTGYLRVSPKGSKVPISYKLGDKSSAK; this comes from the coding sequence ATGGTTTTTGCCTGCATTCTTATTGTTGGTTGTAAGCCGAAAGGCACCAGCGAAGCTGTGAGCGGTGGTGGCGCTGCCAAGGCGTATGTAGCCCCCGGCAAATACGATGAATTTTACAATTTTGTTTCAGGTGGATTTAGCGGACAAATGAGCGTATATGGCTTGCCAAGTGGCCGTCTGCTTCGCGTAATCCCCGTTTTCTCTGTTGACCCCGAAAAAGGCTGGGGTTACAGCGAAGAAACCAAACCCATGTTAAACACTTCGCATGGCTTTGTGCCTTGGGACGATTTGCACCACGTAGAAATGTCAATGACAAACGGCGTAGCAGATGGCAAATGGGCATTTGGCAACGGAAATAATACACCGCGTCTTGCCCGTGTAGATTTGAGAACCTTCCGCACTGCCGAAATTATAGAATTACCCAATAGTGCCGGAAACCACAGTTCGCCCTTTGGCACTGAAAATTCCGAATATATTGTTGCCAGTACACGCTTCAGCGTTCCCGAAGATGCCAACAGCGATGTGCCAATCGAGTCGTACAAAGAGAACTTCAAAGGCCATATCAGCTTTGTAAGCGTTGATAAAGAAAGCGGAGATATGAATTTAGCATTTCAATTAAAAACACCCGGCGTAAACTTTGACCTAGCGCGCGCAGGCAAAGGAAAATCGCACGGCTGGATGTTCTTTAGTTGCTACAATACCGAGCAGGCTAATACCTTACTTGAGGTTAATGCCTCTAAAAACGACAAAGACTTTATTATGGCTGTAAACTGGAAAAAAGCCGAAGAATACGTTAAAGCTGGTAAAGGCAAAAAACAAACTGTAAAGTATGCACACAACAAATTTGACGAGCATACCCATACCGCAACATCTACCATAAAAAATGAAGTTACTGTACTTGATATAACAGAATTTCCGGATATTGCCTACTTTATTCCTTGTCCAAAATCGCCTCACGGATGTGATGTTGACCCATCCGGAGAATATATTGTAGGTAGCGGTAAATTAGCTGCGTTGTTACCTGTATTTAGCTATGATAAAATCCAAAAAGCAATTGCCGACAATACTTTCGAACAAGATAAATTTGGCGGTGTACCCGTAATAAAATACGAAGCTGCCCTTTACGGCGAAGTAGAAAAACCCGGATTAGGTCCCTTGCATACCGAATTTGACGACCAAGGAAACGCCTATACTTCTTTCTTCGTTTCTTCAGAAGTAGTAAAATGGAATGTTAAAGATTTGAAAGTTTTAGACCGTCAGCCCACCTTCTACTCGGTAGGTCACTTAATGGTAGTAGGCGGAAATACCAAAAAACCAATTGGCAAATACCTTGTAGCCTATAACAAAATTACCAAAGACCGCTATTTGCCAACAGGCCCCGAGCTGTCGCAAAGTGCTCAATTATTTGACATCAGCGGCGACAAAATGGAACTAATCCTTGACTTCCCAACTATTGGCGAGCCCCACTATGCACAAGCCATACCGGCAAGTTTAATTATGGACAAGCAATTGAAAATCTTTGACATCAATGCCAACAACCACCCTTATGCCGCAAAAGGAGAAGACAAAACAAAAGTAGTACGCGAAGGCAACAAAGTACATGTAAATATGACAACCGTTCGCTCGCACTTAGCTCCGGATAATATTGAGGGTATTCAGGTTGGAGACGAGGTGTACTTCCACGTTACCAATTTAGAGCAAGACTGGGACGTGCCGCACGGGTTTGCCATTAAAGGAGCAAACAACGCCGAACTATTAATTATGCCCGGCGAAACAGTTACCTTGAAATGGTCTCCGGATAGAGCTGGCATTTTCCCCTACTACTGTACCGACTTCTGCTCGGCATTACACCAAGAAATGACAGGCTACCTAAGAGTATCGCCCAAGGGCAGTAAAGTTCCAATTTCCTATAAATTAGGAGATAAGTCGTCTGCCAAATAA
- a CDS encoding cytochrome c: MKKIAIIFLLSLPILLFVACQGGGNNTTNKNTETPATNDKTSTTSEAKTPPAYDPERGEGKFDATNVQIAGFDAALASKGKTAAETKCFACHRLTDEKLVGPGWKGVTQRRAPHWIMNFITNPDAMIDKDPAVQAQLEICLVRMPNQNVADDEARSIVEFMRQNDGAK; the protein is encoded by the coding sequence ATGAAAAAAATAGCAATTATTTTCTTGCTTAGTTTGCCCATACTTCTTTTTGTGGCTTGCCAAGGGGGCGGTAATAATACTACAAACAAAAATACCGAAACACCTGCAACTAACGACAAAACCAGCACCACTAGCGAAGCTAAAACCCCTCCCGCGTATGACCCTGAAAGAGGCGAAGGCAAGTTTGACGCAACCAACGTACAAATTGCTGGTTTTGATGCTGCATTAGCCAGCAAGGGTAAAACTGCTGCCGAAACAAAGTGTTTTGCCTGCCACAGACTTACCGACGAAAAGTTAGTTGGGCCAGGCTGGAAAGGCGTTACCCAAAGAAGAGCCCCACATTGGATTATGAATTTTATAACCAATCCAGATGCCATGATTGATAAAGACCCCGCAGTACAAGCCCAATTAGAAATATGTTTGGTGCGTATGCCTAACCAAAATGTTGCCGATGATGAGGCACGGTCAATTGTTGAATTTATGCGCCAAAATGATGGTGCAAAATAA
- the htpG gene encoding molecular chaperone HtpG, with product MADANTAQKGSIRVHTDNILPIIKKYLYADQEIFLRELVSNAVDATQKLRVLANRGEVAIDESELFVEIKLDTEARTIIISDHGIGMTASEVQRYIAEVAFSGANEFLEKYKDSNPIIGHFGLGFYSAFMVADKVEIFTKSYQPDAPAAHWTNYGGTEYEMDICDKITRGTDIVLHIGKDGKDYLDTHKIKQLLEKYCRFLPVPIRFGSHTEGEGDAASTVPTVINIPNPAWKKKPADLTDDDYLNFYRTLYPYAEDPLFWIHLNVDHPFNLTGILYFPQLKNTFEVKKDRIHLYCNQVFVTDQVEQIVPDFLLMLHGVIDSPDIPLNVSRSYLQSDPEVKKINQHITRKVADKLAEQFKKDRTLYEERWKDIGVLVKYGVLSNDKFREKAKEDSFCLLENIDGHYFTVSEYREKIAANQTDKNGNTICLYTTPDGHHDTFIEAVKAHNYDVLQFDTMIDPHFIQHLEQQEEKLQFKRVDADTPELLIEKPDANATDISAEQQETIQNLFNQIIDNKMVTVQIKSLPPDAAPVLITRPEFMRRMKEMSKTTGNAGMYDSFGDMYSVVVNGNHPAVVKLMATPDLQAQNQASQYLYDLARLQQNLLKGKELTDFVARSIENLTR from the coding sequence ATGGCCGACGCTAATACGGCTCAAAAGGGTAGTATTCGTGTTCATACCGATAATATTTTGCCCATTATTAAAAAATATTTATACGCCGACCAGGAAATATTTTTGCGCGAACTAGTATCGAACGCAGTAGATGCGACGCAAAAATTGCGCGTATTGGCCAACCGCGGCGAGGTAGCTATTGACGAATCCGAGCTATTTGTAGAAATTAAACTTGATACCGAAGCGCGCACAATTATTATTAGCGACCATGGAATTGGTATGACCGCCAGCGAAGTGCAACGCTATATTGCCGAAGTGGCTTTTTCGGGAGCAAATGAGTTTTTAGAAAAATACAAAGACTCAAACCCTATTATTGGGCATTTTGGCCTTGGTTTTTACTCGGCATTTATGGTAGCCGACAAGGTTGAAATCTTTACCAAATCATACCAACCCGATGCGCCCGCTGCCCACTGGACAAACTACGGCGGCACCGAGTACGAAATGGATATTTGCGACAAAATAACACGCGGCACCGATATTGTACTGCATATTGGCAAAGATGGCAAAGATTATTTAGATACCCATAAAATTAAACAACTGCTCGAAAAATATTGCCGCTTTTTGCCCGTGCCCATCCGGTTTGGTAGCCATACCGAAGGCGAAGGAGACGCAGCCTCAACAGTTCCAACGGTTATAAATATCCCAAATCCGGCATGGAAAAAAAAGCCCGCCGACCTTACCGACGACGACTATTTGAACTTTTACCGGACCTTGTATCCGTATGCCGAAGACCCTCTGTTTTGGATACACTTGAACGTTGACCACCCATTTAATTTAACCGGAATTTTATACTTCCCACAGCTTAAAAATACTTTTGAAGTAAAAAAAGACCGCATTCATTTGTATTGCAATCAGGTTTTTGTTACCGACCAAGTAGAGCAAATTGTTCCGGATTTTTTATTGATGCTGCACGGCGTTATTGACTCGCCCGATATACCTTTAAACGTATCGCGCAGTTATTTGCAAAGCGACCCCGAAGTGAAAAAAATTAACCAGCATATTACCCGCAAAGTGGCCGATAAACTTGCTGAACAATTTAAAAAAGACCGTACGCTTTACGAAGAACGTTGGAAAGATATTGGCGTTCTGGTAAAATATGGCGTACTAAGCAACGATAAATTTCGCGAAAAAGCTAAAGAAGACTCGTTTTGCCTGCTCGAAAATATTGATGGCCACTATTTTACCGTTAGCGAATACCGCGAAAAAATTGCCGCCAATCAAACCGATAAAAATGGCAATACCATTTGCCTGTACACCACCCCAGACGGGCACCACGATACCTTTATTGAAGCCGTTAAAGCCCACAACTACGACGTGTTGCAATTTGATACTATGATTGACCCTCATTTTATTCAACACCTTGAACAACAAGAAGAAAAATTGCAATTTAAACGGGTTGATGCCGATACGCCCGAACTGCTAATTGAAAAGCCCGATGCTAATGCCACCGATATTAGTGCCGAACAACAAGAAACCATTCAAAATTTGTTTAACCAAATTATTGATAATAAAATGGTTACAGTGCAAATAAAATCGTTGCCGCCTGATGCCGCGCCGGTGCTTATTACCCGCCCCGAATTTATGCGCCGCATGAAGGAAATGAGCAAAACAACAGGCAATGCCGGCATGTACGACTCGTTTGGCGATATGTACAGCGTTGTTGTAAACGGCAATCATCCGGCTGTTGTAAAACTAATGGCCACTCCCGATTTGCAAGCACAAAACCAAGCCAGCCAATATTTGTACGATTTAGCCCGCTTGCAACAAAATCTACTAAAAGGCAAAGAACTTACCGATTTTGTTGCGCGAAGCATAGAAAATTTAACGCGATAA
- a CDS encoding alpha/beta fold hydrolase produces the protein MTNHWLDKTEYPFAPNYFEVNGQQLHYIDEGQGQTILFVHGTPSWSFDFRHIIKALKSSFRCLAIDHIGFGLSSKPKDYDYSTQNHSKTLEKFISHKNLNHITLVVHDFGGPIGLNFALRFPEKVKNIVVLNSWLWDSTADKDFIKFSKILKNPFLPFLYRHFNFSAKYVLPASFGDHKISKQLLTQYTKPFTNKTQRNGTLAFAKSLLTDQVWFGQLWDKKEAIAAKPILFIWGMKDPVIKPHYLNKFISGFKQATVKQLDTCGHFPQEEQPELVTKIILDFLTENKTDNV, from the coding sequence ATGACAAACCATTGGCTCGATAAAACCGAATACCCATTTGCACCAAACTATTTTGAGGTTAATGGCCAACAACTTCATTATATTGACGAGGGGCAAGGCCAAACAATATTATTTGTACACGGAACCCCCTCGTGGAGTTTTGACTTTCGCCATATTATTAAAGCCTTAAAATCAAGTTTTCGTTGCCTCGCCATAGACCATATTGGATTTGGCCTATCGAGCAAGCCCAAAGACTACGACTACTCAACACAAAACCACAGCAAAACACTCGAAAAATTTATTAGCCACAAAAATTTAAACCATATAACCTTAGTGGTACACGATTTTGGCGGCCCAATTGGCCTAAACTTTGCCCTTCGTTTTCCCGAAAAAGTTAAAAATATAGTTGTCCTTAATTCGTGGCTTTGGGACAGCACAGCCGATAAAGATTTTATTAAGTTCAGCAAAATATTAAAAAACCCATTTTTGCCTTTTTTGTATCGGCATTTTAATTTTTCGGCAAAATACGTTTTGCCAGCTTCGTTTGGCGACCACAAAATTTCAAAGCAGTTATTAACCCAATACACCAAACCATTTACCAACAAAACTCAGCGCAACGGCACCTTGGCGTTTGCCAAATCATTACTAACCGACCAAGTTTGGTTTGGCCAACTTTGGGACAAAAAAGAGGCAATAGCTGCCAAGCCAATTTTGTTTATTTGGGGCATGAAAGACCCCGTCATCAAACCACATTATTTAAACAAATTTATTTCCGGATTTAAGCAGGCAACGGTAAAACAACTCGACACTTGCGGGCATTTTCCACAAGAAGAACAACCCGAATTGGTAACAAAAATAATACTCGATTTTTTAACCGAAAATAAAACCGATAATGTTTGA
- a CDS encoding Crp/Fnr family transcriptional regulator → MEQYEYFKLFHDIDRADFDLLAKKLKVKTFKKGDLIIVPEQIQREVYFVKTGVQMSYLETNKDKVQVIAFTYFPSLCAIPESFLFQTPSKYFLTCLTNSELEYITFNELQQLFDQSQQLERLFRRVAEFLLAGMIDRHTALHSLTMEERFKAFCQRSPHLLGLVPHKYIASYLGIDPTNFSKLFNNVRF, encoded by the coding sequence ATGGAACAATACGAGTATTTCAAACTTTTTCACGATATAGATAGGGCTGACTTTGACTTGCTTGCTAAAAAGCTTAAAGTAAAAACCTTTAAAAAAGGCGATTTAATAATTGTTCCGGAACAAATTCAACGCGAAGTTTACTTTGTAAAAACTGGGGTGCAAATGTCATACCTCGAAACTAATAAAGACAAAGTACAGGTTATTGCATTTACTTATTTTCCGAGCTTGTGTGCAATACCTGAGTCGTTTTTATTTCAAACACCGTCTAAATATTTTTTGACTTGCCTGACTAATAGCGAGTTAGAATACATCACGTTTAATGAACTTCAACAACTATTTGACCAGTCGCAGCAGTTAGAACGGCTTTTTAGAAGAGTAGCCGAGTTTTTACTGGCCGGAATGATTGACCGACATACTGCCTTACATTCGCTGACCATGGAAGAGCGATTTAAAGCATTTTGCCAACGAAGCCCGCATTTGCTTGGGCTTGTTCCGCATAAATATATTGCCTCCTATTTGGGTATTGACCCCACTAATTTTAGCAAGTTGTTTAATAATGTAAGGTTTTAA
- a CDS encoding RluA family pseudouridine synthase, translated as MATDDWLQNAILYEDNHLIVVNKPSGLLAQGDATGDDPLGQYIKTYLKTKYKKPGNVFLGVAHRLDRPVSGVVVFARTSKALARLNEGFKQKSIEKTYWAVVGNYPPAEQGTLTNYLLKHEPTNKSRVVAAQTPGAKLAQLHYKLLAASERYFLLEVKPLTGRHHQIRVQLAQMGCPIRGDLKYGYPRSNAIGSIHLHAQRIKLVHPVQGTQLLIEAPLPANDAVWAAFSNIAV; from the coding sequence ATGGCGACTGACGACTGGCTGCAAAACGCTATTTTGTACGAAGATAATCACCTGATTGTTGTTAATAAACCATCCGGATTATTGGCGCAAGGCGATGCAACCGGCGACGACCCATTAGGGCAATATATTAAAACCTATCTTAAAACCAAATATAAAAAGCCCGGAAACGTATTTTTGGGGGTCGCCCACCGCTTAGACCGCCCTGTTTCGGGGGTGGTGGTGTTTGCCCGCACCAGCAAAGCCTTAGCCCGGCTTAACGAAGGTTTTAAGCAAAAAAGTATCGAAAAAACCTATTGGGCGGTGGTGGGCAACTACCCACCTGCCGAACAAGGCACCTTAACCAATTATTTGCTTAAACACGAGCCTACTAATAAATCGAGGGTAGTGGCGGCCCAAACTCCGGGTGCAAAATTAGCGCAGTTGCATTACAAACTGTTGGCCGCCTCTGAGCGGTATTTTTTGCTCGAAGTAAAGCCACTTACCGGCCGACATCACCAAATAAGGGTACAATTAGCACAAATGGGCTGCCCAATTCGGGGCGATTTAAAATACGGCTACCCGCGCAGCAACGCCATCGGCAGTATTCATTTACACGCCCAGAGAATAAAATTAGTCCACCCCGTACAAGGCACACAACTACTTATTGAAGCGCCCCTGCCCGCAAACGATGCTGTTTGGGCAGCTTTTAGCAATATAGCGGTATAA